A single window of Enterobacteriaceae bacterium ESL0689 DNA harbors:
- a CDS encoding YcgN family cysteine cluster protein: MSEQAFWQYKTLDEMSDAQWESLCDGCGQCCLHKLMDAESDEIYFTNVACRQLNIKTCQCRHYERRFEYEADCIKLTRDNLPTFSWLPPTCAYRLLLEGKPLPAWHPLLTGSKAAMHGERISVRHLAVPESSVRDWQAHIINLD, translated from the coding sequence GTGAGCGAACAAGCTTTCTGGCAGTACAAAACCCTGGATGAAATGAGTGATGCGCAGTGGGAATCATTGTGTGATGGTTGCGGGCAGTGCTGCCTGCATAAGTTGATGGATGCGGAGAGTGATGAAATCTACTTTACCAATGTCGCCTGTCGTCAGCTCAATATTAAAACCTGCCAGTGTCGCCATTATGAACGTCGTTTCGAATATGAAGCGGATTGCATTAAATTAACCCGCGATAACCTGCCCACGTTCTCGTGGTTACCGCCGACCTGCGCTTATCGCTTATTGCTGGAAGGAAAGCCGCTACCGGCATGGCACCCGCTGTTAACCGGGTCGAAAGCCGCGATGCATGGCGAACGCATTTCTGTTCGCCATCTTGCGGTGCCTGAGTCCTCAGTACGCGACTGGCAGGCACACATTATTAATCTGGATTGA
- a CDS encoding type IV secretion protein Rhs, which produces MADEIKEGTLRLMTLSEITMAKRLYGHSIAYNRVWIHCDSYFPFGLQSNGYAMTPNGELWYRKEMYKADFSLVDVEIIDKYIFIHELGHVWQHQHGQWVRLRGAFSFLANYYYTLDKEKLTDYSLEQQAPILADYWLLIYYGISEWSFQKNHGRIVRYQGKDNLRDIPALYHKIVTGKKL; this is translated from the coding sequence ATGGCAGATGAAATTAAGGAAGGAACCCTTCGCCTTATGACATTGAGCGAAATCACTATGGCTAAACGACTCTATGGCCATTCAATAGCTTATAACCGTGTCTGGATCCATTGCGACAGCTATTTCCCCTTCGGCTTACAATCGAATGGCTATGCCATGACGCCAAATGGTGAGCTCTGGTACAGAAAAGAAATGTACAAAGCTGACTTTTCATTAGTTGATGTTGAGATTATTGATAAATATATCTTTATTCATGAGTTAGGGCATGTGTGGCAACACCAGCATGGACAATGGGTAAGATTACGTGGTGCATTCAGTTTTTTAGCTAATTATTACTATACACTGGATAAAGAAAAACTCACTGATTATTCGCTGGAGCAACAGGCGCCCATTCTGGCAGATTACTGGTTATTGATCTATTATGGCATCAGTGAATGGAGTTTCCAGAAAAATCATGGGAGAATAGTCAGATATCAGGGTAAAGATAACTTACGCGATATTCCTGCGCTTTATCATAAAATAGTGACGGGAAAGAAGTTATGA
- a CDS encoding Slp family lipoprotein, translating into MARQSKTGCWLLAGVIITALSGCVSVPDVIKGSSPTPQQDLAQVMADPSRYTGTESRFGGRVVSVQNLPGETRLEIATLPLDSGARPVLNVPSRGRIMADVHGFLEPVDFNGQLVTVVGPINGVVTGTIGHTPYSFILINATGYKRWNVVQQVVIPPQPMMPWLYGSRPWDYGYGAWGWYNPGPAEVRDVVTE; encoded by the coding sequence ATGGCGAGACAAAGCAAAACAGGATGCTGGCTTCTGGCTGGCGTGATTATCACCGCATTAAGTGGCTGCGTATCTGTGCCGGATGTGATTAAAGGCTCCAGCCCAACACCACAGCAGGATTTAGCCCAGGTGATGGCCGACCCGTCGCGTTATACCGGGACAGAGTCCCGTTTTGGTGGTCGGGTCGTCAGTGTGCAGAATCTGCCAGGCGAAACACGTCTGGAAATTGCCACACTTCCTCTTGACAGTGGTGCAAGACCGGTTCTGAATGTACCTTCACGTGGACGTATTATGGCCGATGTCCACGGCTTCCTTGAACCGGTCGATTTCAATGGTCAGTTAGTGACAGTGGTTGGCCCGATCAACGGTGTTGTCACGGGGACAATTGGCCATACCCCTTATTCATTTATACTGATTAACGCCACAGGCTATAAACGCTGGAATGTCGTCCAGCAAGTGGTGATACCACCGCAGCCGATGATGCCCTGGCTCTATGGCTCACGCCCGTGGGATTATGGTTACGGTGCATGGGGATGGTATAACCCGGGGCCAGCGGAAGTCAGGGATGTTGTGACGGAGTAG
- the minC gene encoding septum site-determining protein MinC → MSNTPIELKGSNFTLSIVHLHDANPEVIRQALMDKIAQAPAFLHHAPVVVNISRIENDINWCAMYEAITSTGLHVMGISGCKIPQLKAEINRAGLPLLTEGKEKAAPPPAVELSPPVNLCARTRLIDLPVRSGQRIYATNGDLIVTSPVSAGAELIADGNIHVYGMMRGRILAGANGNREAQIFCSHLAAELVSIAGVYWLSDNIPAEFYGKAARLSLGTTALTIQPLS, encoded by the coding sequence ATGTCAAATACGCCCATTGAGCTTAAAGGCAGCAACTTCACCTTATCTATCGTTCATTTGCATGATGCAAATCCCGAGGTTATTCGTCAGGCACTTATGGACAAGATAGCCCAGGCACCCGCTTTTTTACATCATGCGCCGGTGGTGGTGAATATCAGCCGTATTGAAAATGATATTAACTGGTGTGCGATGTATGAAGCGATCACCAGCACCGGCTTACATGTCATGGGGATCAGTGGTTGTAAAATTCCACAGCTCAAAGCGGAAATCAACCGTGCGGGTCTCCCGTTACTCACTGAAGGCAAAGAAAAAGCCGCTCCGCCTCCGGCTGTAGAGTTATCACCCCCGGTGAATCTGTGTGCCAGAACACGCCTTATCGATCTGCCCGTGCGTTCCGGTCAGCGGATCTATGCAACCAACGGCGATCTGATTGTCACCAGCCCTGTCAGCGCCGGGGCAGAGCTTATCGCCGATGGGAATATTCATGTTTATGGCATGATGCGGGGGCGTATTCTCGCGGGAGCAAATGGCAATCGGGAAGCGCAAATATTTTGTTCACACCTTGCGGCGGAACTGGTTTCCATCGCTGGAGTTTACTGGCTGAGTGATAATATCCCAGCCGAATTTTATGGTAAAGCAGCTCGCCTGAGTCTGGGAACGACGGCTTTAACTATTCAACCTTTAAGTTAG
- the ldcA gene encoding muramoyltetrapeptide carboxypeptidase has protein sequence MSQFYLIAPSGYCINQQAAERGVQRLLAAGHQVMHQQVICRRQQRFAGSDQQRLDDINQLSHLKGHDQIVMPVRGGYGASRLLPAIDWQALIARQQQEPLLICGHSDFTAIQLGLLAKGGLITFSGPMLATHFGAQVADAFTEHHFWQALRCPELTLTWSGEGSECDVEGTLWGGNLSMLTSLIGTPWMPQITGGILVLEDINEPPFRIERMLLQLLNSGILHRQRALIFGSFSAAKTSDSYDAGYGLPVIYDYLRTQVAIPLVSGLAFGHQPQTVTLPLGAQASLRHRADTSTLTISGHPVLRESSRQ, from the coding sequence ATGTCGCAGTTTTATCTGATAGCCCCTTCAGGTTACTGCATTAACCAGCAGGCGGCAGAACGGGGGGTCCAGCGTCTGTTAGCCGCCGGTCATCAGGTGATGCATCAACAGGTCATCTGTCGCCGACAGCAACGTTTTGCTGGCAGTGATCAGCAACGACTGGACGATATTAATCAGTTATCCCATTTAAAGGGGCATGACCAGATTGTGATGCCAGTTCGTGGAGGATATGGTGCCAGTCGCCTGTTACCTGCTATCGACTGGCAGGCTTTAATCGCGCGCCAGCAACAGGAGCCGTTGTTAATTTGTGGTCATAGCGATTTTACCGCGATCCAGCTGGGACTGCTGGCAAAAGGTGGCCTCATCACTTTCAGTGGGCCGATGCTGGCGACTCATTTTGGTGCGCAAGTGGCGGATGCTTTTACGGAACATCACTTCTGGCAGGCGTTACGTTGTCCGGAATTGACCCTGACATGGTCAGGAGAAGGGAGCGAATGTGACGTCGAGGGAACCTTGTGGGGCGGTAATTTATCGATGCTGACATCGCTGATCGGCACGCCCTGGATGCCGCAAATAACCGGCGGTATTCTGGTGCTGGAAGATATCAACGAGCCGCCATTTCGGATCGAGCGGATGCTATTACAACTGCTGAATAGTGGTATCCTTCATCGCCAGCGGGCGCTTATTTTTGGCAGCTTCAGCGCGGCGAAGACCTCTGATAGTTATGATGCAGGCTATGGTTTACCGGTGATTTATGACTATCTCCGCACTCAGGTGGCGATTCCGCTGGTGAGCGGCTTGGCTTTTGGTCATCAGCCACAAACCGTCACCCTGCCCCTTGGCGCACAAGCATCATTGCGTCACCGTGCTGACACCTCGACCCTGACTATCAGCGGTCATCCGGTACTGCGGGAATCATCGCGGCAATAA
- the tsaB gene encoding tRNA (adenosine(37)-N6)-threonylcarbamoyltransferase complex dimerization subunit type 1 TsaB translates to MRILALDTATEACSVALWNEGIQGARFEICPREHTQRILPLVQDILTENHIALTELDALAFGRGPGSFTGVRIGIGIAQGLALGAELPMIGVSTLATLAQGAWRKTGIPRVLTAIDARMGEVYWAEYQRDEQGIWHGEASETVLTPEAVSQRLQQLDGQWAIAGTGWQAWPELAKASTLILTESEVLLPAAEEMLPLACHLFASGKAVAVEQAEPVYLRNEVAWKKLPGR, encoded by the coding sequence ATGCGAATTTTAGCGCTTGATACTGCTACTGAAGCCTGTTCGGTAGCACTGTGGAATGAAGGTATCCAGGGGGCGCGCTTTGAAATTTGTCCCCGTGAACATACACAACGTATTTTGCCGCTGGTGCAGGATATTCTGACAGAAAACCATATTGCACTCACTGAGCTTGATGCGCTGGCATTTGGCCGTGGGCCAGGCAGTTTCACTGGTGTCCGGATTGGCATTGGCATTGCGCAAGGGCTGGCGCTGGGTGCTGAACTCCCCATGATCGGTGTCTCGACGCTGGCGACGCTGGCTCAGGGGGCGTGGCGAAAAACCGGCATACCCCGGGTACTGACTGCGATTGACGCCCGGATGGGCGAAGTTTACTGGGCAGAATATCAGCGCGATGAACAGGGGATCTGGCACGGCGAAGCGAGCGAAACGGTGCTGACGCCAGAGGCCGTTAGCCAGCGCCTGCAACAACTGGACGGCCAGTGGGCAATAGCGGGTACAGGCTGGCAGGCCTGGCCTGAACTGGCGAAGGCGTCTACGCTGATATTAACAGAGAGCGAAGTATTGCTACCGGCCGCTGAAGAGATGTTGCCGTTAGCCTGCCATCTGTTTGCCAGTGGCAAAGCCGTAGCGGTTGAGCAGGCTGAGCCCGTTTATTTACGTAACGAAGTCGCGTGGAAGAAACTACCAGGACGGTAA
- the minD gene encoding septum site-determining protein MinD: MARIIVVTSGKGGVGKTTSSAAIATGLAQKGKKTVVIDFDIGLRNLDLIMGCERRVVYDFINVIQGDATLNQALIKDKRTDNLYILPASQTRDKEALTREGVNNILEELKKLDFDFIICDSPAGIETGALMALYFADEAIITTNPEVSSVRDSDRILGILASKSRRAENGEEPIKEHLLLTRYNPGRVSKGDMLSMEDVLEILRIKVIGVIPEDQSVLRASNQGEPVILDDTSDAGKAYADTVDRLLGEDRPFRFIEEEKKGFLKRLFGG; this comes from the coding sequence ATGGCACGCATAATTGTTGTGACTTCAGGTAAAGGTGGCGTTGGTAAAACTACCTCCAGCGCGGCCATCGCCACCGGTTTAGCTCAGAAAGGCAAGAAAACTGTAGTTATCGACTTTGATATCGGCCTGCGCAATCTCGACCTGATTATGGGTTGTGAGCGGCGGGTGGTTTATGACTTTATTAATGTTATTCAGGGAGATGCGACTCTGAATCAGGCATTAATCAAAGATAAACGGACTGACAATCTTTATATTCTTCCTGCCTCGCAGACCCGTGACAAAGAGGCGCTGACCCGTGAGGGTGTCAATAACATTCTGGAAGAGCTGAAAAAACTGGATTTCGATTTTATCATTTGTGATTCACCCGCCGGTATCGAAACCGGTGCCCTGATGGCGCTTTACTTCGCTGATGAGGCGATTATTACCACGAATCCGGAAGTCTCCTCTGTTCGCGATTCTGACCGTATTCTCGGTATCCTCGCCTCCAAATCCCGCCGGGCAGAGAATGGCGAGGAGCCGATTAAAGAACATCTGCTGCTGACACGTTATAATCCAGGACGGGTGAGTAAAGGCGATATGTTGAGTATGGAAGATGTTCTGGAAATTTTGCGCATCAAGGTTATTGGGGTTATCCCGGAAGATCAATCGGTCCTGCGCGCGTCAAATCAGGGCGAACCGGTTATTCTGGATGACACATCAGATGCAGGTAAAGCCTATGCGGATACCGTAGATCGCCTGCTCGGAGAAGATCGCCCGTTTCGTTTTATTGAGGAAGAGAAGAAAGGTTTCCTCAAACGCCTGTTCGGAGGGTAA
- the fadR gene encoding fatty acid metabolism transcriptional regulator FadR → MVINAQSPAALAEEYLIKSIWNNHFPPGTLLPAERELSELIGVTRTTLREVLQRLARDGWLTIQHGKPTRVNNFWETSGLNILETLARLDHDSVPQLIHNLLSVRTSIAAIFIRTAFRKYPEKSQAVLAQAHETEECAEAFARLDYHIFRGLAFASGNPIYGLIINGMKGLYIRINRHYFASPQARCLAREFYQHLAQICAAGQYEQVNDVICQYAQQSIAIWQQMQKTMPDD, encoded by the coding sequence ATGGTCATTAATGCGCAGAGTCCGGCGGCCCTCGCGGAAGAGTATCTGATAAAAAGCATCTGGAATAATCATTTCCCGCCCGGCACTCTTCTTCCTGCTGAACGTGAGCTTTCTGAACTGATTGGTGTGACCCGCACCACGTTACGGGAAGTGTTACAACGTCTGGCGCGTGATGGCTGGTTAACGATTCAGCACGGCAAACCGACCAGAGTCAATAATTTCTGGGAAACCTCCGGCCTGAATATTCTCGAAACCCTGGCGCGTCTTGATCATGACAGTGTTCCGCAATTGATCCATAACCTGCTTTCGGTACGTACCAGTATCGCTGCGATCTTTATTCGTACCGCGTTTCGTAAATATCCTGAAAAATCACAGGCAGTGCTGGCTCAGGCGCATGAGACAGAAGAGTGTGCCGAGGCGTTTGCCCGCCTGGATTACCATATTTTTCGCGGACTGGCCTTTGCCTCCGGGAATCCGATTTATGGTTTGATCATCAACGGAATGAAGGGGTTGTATATCCGTATCAACCGCCACTATTTCGCCAGCCCACAGGCGCGTTGCCTGGCGCGTGAGTTCTATCAACATCTGGCACAAATCTGTGCAGCGGGGCAATATGAACAAGTGAATGATGTTATTTGCCAGTATGCTCAACAAAGTATTGCTATCTGGCAACAAATGCAGAAAACCATGCCTGATGACTGA
- the emtA gene encoding membrane-bound lytic murein transglycosylase EmtA translates to MKLRWLVVLFVLLAGCQVKQDYRHPPWNAKVPVKRAMQWMPVTQKASAAWEVDPQLMTAIIAIESGGNPTVVSKSGAVGLMQLKPSTSGRDVYRRMGWRGEPSVKELKNPERNISMGAAYLNILENGPLAGIKDPEVMRYAVIVSYVNGAGALLRTFSSNRQQAIDKINKLDADAFFKHIVRKHPAPQAPRYIWKFQQAMDAM, encoded by the coding sequence GTGAAACTGAGATGGCTTGTTGTGTTATTTGTTCTGCTGGCTGGTTGTCAGGTAAAACAGGATTATCGTCATCCACCCTGGAATGCGAAAGTCCCGGTTAAACGAGCGATGCAATGGATGCCGGTAACCCAAAAAGCCAGTGCGGCATGGGAGGTTGACCCGCAACTGATGACGGCGATTATTGCCATTGAGTCCGGCGGTAATCCAACTGTGGTCAGCAAATCTGGCGCGGTCGGTCTGATGCAACTGAAGCCCTCGACCTCTGGCCGTGATGTCTATCGCCGGATGGGCTGGCGTGGTGAGCCATCGGTTAAAGAGCTCAAAAACCCGGAGCGGAATATCTCTATGGGCGCCGCTTACCTGAATATTCTCGAAAATGGCCCGCTCGCCGGAATTAAAGATCCTGAGGTCATGCGTTATGCGGTCATCGTTTCTTATGTCAATGGTGCCGGAGCATTACTGCGCACCTTTTCCAGCAATCGTCAGCAGGCGATTGATAAAATCAATAAGCTGGATGCCGACGCATTTTTTAAACATATTGTCAGGAAACACCCGGCACCCCAGGCGCCACGTTATATCTGGAAATTCCAGCAGGCAATGGATGCAATGTAG
- the minE gene encoding cell division topological specificity factor MinE codes for MALIDFFLSRKKNTANIAKERLQIIVAERRRSDAEPHYLPQLRKDILEVICKYVQINPDMVHVQLEQRDGDISILELNVTLPETEESKN; via the coding sequence ATGGCACTCATCGACTTTTTTCTCTCACGAAAAAAGAACACGGCCAACATTGCGAAAGAGCGTCTGCAAATTATCGTTGCAGAGCGTCGTCGCAGCGATGCTGAACCGCATTATCTGCCACAGTTGCGTAAAGATATTCTGGAAGTTATCTGTAAATATGTCCAAATCAATCCTGATATGGTTCACGTCCAGCTGGAGCAACGGGATGGTGATATTTCGATTCTGGAATTAAACGTCACGCTACCGGAAACGGAAGAGTCGAAAAACTGA
- a CDS encoding fumarylacetoacetate hydrolase family protein: protein MYQHRNWQGELLDYPVGKVVCVGSNYRDHIREMESIVPEEPLLFMKPETALCDIHQAIILPDGSGAVHHELELAILLGQPLCRATEEQISPAIAGYGVALDLTLRDVQARLKKAGQPWEKAKGFDNACPISGFVPVTEFDGDPQNIPLSLHINGTLRQQGTTSAMIHKIVPLIACMSHFFTLKAGDIILTGTPAGVGPLNHGDELVIGFNDLTLTTHVQ, encoded by the coding sequence ATGTACCAGCATCGTAACTGGCAGGGAGAATTACTGGATTACCCGGTGGGTAAAGTTGTGTGTGTTGGCAGTAATTATAGAGATCATATCAGAGAGATGGAAAGTATCGTACCTGAAGAGCCACTGTTGTTTATGAAACCAGAGACGGCGCTTTGTGATATTCATCAGGCGATCATTCTGCCTGACGGATCAGGCGCAGTGCATCATGAACTGGAGCTGGCGATATTACTGGGGCAGCCATTGTGTCGTGCGACAGAAGAGCAGATATCGCCAGCGATCGCTGGCTATGGCGTCGCACTGGATCTGACACTGCGTGATGTGCAGGCCAGACTGAAAAAGGCCGGGCAGCCGTGGGAAAAAGCGAAGGGGTTTGATAATGCGTGCCCGATCTCGGGTTTTGTTCCGGTAACTGAATTTGATGGTGATCCGCAGAATATACCATTAAGCCTGCACATCAATGGCACCCTGCGTCAGCAGGGAACGACATCGGCAATGATACATAAAATCGTTCCCTTGATTGCCTGCATGTCACATTTCTTTACCCTGAAAGCCGGAGACATCATTTTAACTGGAACGCCAGCCGGTGTCGGGCCACTGAATCATGGCGATGAGCTGGTGATTGGTTTTAACGATCTGACACTGACGACTCACGTACAGTAA
- the dsbB gene encoding disulfide bond formation protein DsbB, whose product MLRYLNQCSRGRGAWFLMVLTAVSLEVTALWFQHGMLLAPCVLCIYERCALFGIIGAGLIALLAPKSPLRYLALIIWLYSAFRGLQLAWEHTMMQLHPSPFLTCDFAARFPTWLPLDKWLPQVFVATGDCSTRQWQFLSLEMPQWLVGIFAAYFIVGLLVLIAQPCKPKRRALFGR is encoded by the coding sequence ATGTTGCGATATTTAAATCAATGTTCACGTGGACGAGGGGCGTGGTTTCTGATGGTGTTGACTGCGGTCAGCCTTGAGGTAACCGCGCTATGGTTCCAGCATGGTATGTTACTGGCGCCTTGCGTATTGTGCATTTATGAGCGTTGTGCATTATTTGGTATTATCGGTGCCGGTCTTATCGCGCTCCTGGCCCCTAAATCCCCTTTACGCTATCTGGCATTGATTATCTGGCTATATAGCGCATTTCGTGGGCTGCAACTGGCGTGGGAACACACGATGATGCAGTTGCACCCCTCGCCGTTTCTTACCTGCGATTTTGCCGCGCGTTTTCCGACATGGTTACCACTGGATAAATGGCTGCCGCAAGTTTTCGTTGCCACCGGCGATTGCAGCACACGCCAGTGGCAGTTTCTGAGTCTCGAAATGCCACAATGGCTGGTGGGTATCTTCGCCGCCTATTTTATTGTCGGATTACTGGTGCTGATTGCTCAGCCCTGTAAACCGAAAAGACGCGCGTTGTTTGGCCGTTAA
- the rnd gene encoding ribonuclease D produces MITTDDDLRTVCEAASQAAAIALDSEFVRIRTYYPQLGLLQLFDGQTVSLIDPLAISDWAPMRDLLLNNDVVKYLHAGSEDLEVFLNTLGLMPQPLIDTQILAAFCGHPLSWGFAAMVEAYSGVVLDKSESRTDWLARPLTARQCEYAAADVWYLLPVARQLMDEISATGWLSAALDECHLQQQRRQEVPDPAQAWRDIASAWQLRPRQLACLQLLAEWRLHNARDRDIAVNFIVREEHLWRIARYMPRTTGDLASLGISGNEIRFHGKVLLSLVAKAQALPEEALPPPLQNLADMAGYRSLFKGIKTLVQTVSDEQGLSSGLLASRRQINQLLNWHWQLKRRDTLPELLSGWRGELLAERLKKLLAES; encoded by the coding sequence ATAATTACCACCGATGATGACCTCCGCACGGTTTGTGAAGCGGCAAGTCAGGCGGCAGCCATTGCGCTGGATAGTGAATTTGTCCGCATCCGAACTTACTATCCGCAATTGGGACTATTGCAGCTGTTTGACGGCCAAACAGTCTCACTGATTGATCCGCTGGCTATTAGCGACTGGGCGCCGATGCGCGACTTGCTGTTAAATAATGACGTCGTTAAGTATCTGCACGCGGGGAGTGAAGATTTAGAAGTATTTCTCAATACCCTCGGTCTGATGCCACAACCGTTGATTGATACCCAGATACTGGCTGCTTTTTGTGGTCATCCCCTGTCATGGGGATTTGCCGCAATGGTGGAGGCCTATTCCGGTGTCGTACTGGATAAAAGCGAGTCACGAACCGACTGGCTGGCCCGACCATTAACCGCGCGACAGTGCGAATATGCCGCAGCGGATGTCTGGTATCTGTTGCCAGTCGCCCGCCAGTTAATGGACGAAATCAGCGCAACGGGCTGGTTATCCGCCGCGCTGGATGAGTGTCATTTGCAGCAACAACGTCGCCAGGAAGTGCCGGACCCGGCACAGGCATGGCGTGATATTGCCAGTGCATGGCAGTTACGTCCTCGTCAGCTGGCCTGCCTGCAACTGCTGGCAGAGTGGCGGCTGCATAACGCACGTGATCGCGATATCGCCGTTAATTTTATCGTTCGTGAAGAACATCTCTGGCGTATCGCACGCTATATGCCGCGCACGACGGGAGATCTGGCGAGCCTGGGGATATCCGGAAATGAGATCCGTTTTCACGGCAAGGTTCTGTTAAGTCTGGTGGCAAAAGCGCAGGCATTACCGGAAGAGGCACTGCCGCCACCACTCCAGAATCTCGCTGATATGGCCGGTTATCGCTCGTTATTCAAAGGCATTAAAACACTGGTGCAGACGGTCAGTGATGAACAGGGATTGAGTAGCGGTTTACTGGCATCAAGGCGACAGATTAATCAGCTACTTAACTGGCACTGGCAGTTAAAACGCCGGGACACTTTACCGGAATTACTTTCTGGCTGGCGTGGCGAGCTACTGGCTGAGCGCCTGAAAAAGTTATTAGCGGAGTCATAA
- a CDS encoding YcgL domain-containing protein: protein MFCVIYRSPKRENTYLYVSKKDDFSRVPAPLMAHFGQPQITLVLSLDGRKKLVGADLEKVKQALTEQGYYLQLPPAPENLLKQHLAQQRHHYTQPRGGKK from the coding sequence ATGTTTTGTGTTATCTATCGAAGTCCTAAACGTGAAAACACCTACTTATATGTTAGCAAAAAAGATGATTTTTCACGTGTACCCGCCCCCCTGATGGCCCACTTCGGTCAACCGCAAATCACGCTGGTTTTATCACTTGACGGGCGTAAAAAACTGGTTGGTGCGGACCTGGAAAAAGTCAAGCAGGCCCTCACTGAACAGGGGTACTATTTACAGCTACCGCCTGCGCCTGAGAACCTGCTGAAACAGCATCTGGCCCAACAGCGGCATCACTATACACAACCCCGTGGAGGTAAAAAATAA